Part of the Terriglobales bacterium genome, GATCACGGAATTCCTCTGTCGCCAGTTCGTATCCCCACTCGCGGAAAGCACCCTCGGTGAACTTCTGGATATTGCCCTTGTGCACCAGGGTTACAGACTTGCGGCCGTTTTCCAATGCATAGAGGATGGCCTTGCGTACCAGGCGCTTGGTGCCGGTGATGGAGATCGGTTTGATGCCAATTCCTGAATCTTCGCGAATCTTCTTGCCGGTGCCCTTCAGCATCTCGTTATTCAGGAAGTCGATGAGCTTCTTCACTTCCGGCGTGCCTTGCTTCCATTCGATACCGGCATAGACATCTTCGGTGTTCTCACGAAAGATGACTACGTCCATGCGTTCTGGATGCTTGACCGGAGAGGGCGCGCCATACCACTTCACCGGGCGCCAGCAGGCATAGAGATCGAGGATCTGGCGCAGGGCCACGTTGAGCGAGCGAATTCCTCCTCCTACCGGCGTGGTCAGTGGGCCCTTGATGCCGATGCGGAACTCCTTCATGGCATCGATGCTGTCGTTGGGAAGCCAGTGGTTGAACTTGGCCATCGCTTTTTCGCCGGCAAAAATCTCGTACCACGCGACTCTGCGTTTGCCCTGGTAGGCCCTTTCGACCGCAGAATCGAACACGCGGACCGAAGCTTTCCAGATATCGCGGCCGGTTCCGTCCCCTTCGATGAAAGGAATAATCGGGTTATCGGGGATGTTGTACTCACCGTTGGCATAAGTGATGCGGGCGCC contains:
- a CDS encoding NADP-dependent isocitrate dehydrogenase; translated protein: MPVSFNGLAVPANGARITYANGEYNIPDNPIIPFIEGDGTGRDIWKASVRVFDSAVERAYQGKRRVAWYEIFAGEKAMAKFNHWLPNDSIDAMKEFRIGIKGPLTTPVGGGIRSLNVALRQILDLYACWRPVKWYGAPSPVKHPERMDVVIFRENTEDVYAGIEWKQGTPEVKKLIDFLNNEMLKGTGKKIREDSGIGIKPISITGTKRLVRKAILYALENGRKSVTLVHKGNIQKFTEGAFREWGYELATEEFRDQVVTERESWIIDNKDRNPSLTVEQNANLVEPGLEFATPDFREAVYAEVRGVLDSIYVSHGHGAWKSKLMVNDRIADSIFQQVVTRADEYSVLATPNLNGDYISDACAAQIGGLGIAPGANIGDGYAMFEATHGTAPKYADTDVINPGSVMLSGAMMFEYLGWKEAARLVEDGIRKTIEQKKVTYDFHRLMEGATKVKTSEFADYIIKNMEAPSLVAAD